The genomic region GCTCTTAACAAGCTTTAAATTAAACCTGGTTATGAATATTTCTTTACTATCTCTGAAAAAGAGCCTCCAGTGGACCCTCATAAGCTTGTTATCCTTTACTTTACTTCTGGCAAGTTGTTCGATCCACAATCAGAAACAACCGCAAACCTCAAGTATAAAAAACTCAGTCATTATCCATCTGGATCAACGGCAGCAATACATTCGTAACTTTGGTGCTTCTGATGCCTGGACATGCCAATTCATTGGCAACTGGCCTCAGGCAAAAAAAGAACAAGTTGCGGACTGGTTATTTAGTATGGAAAATGATGCCAACGGCAAACCCAAAGGAATTGGTTTAAGCTGCTGGCGATTTAATATTGGAGCCGGAAGCATGACCCAGAATAATATTTCAGATGAATGGAGACAAACAGAAGGCTTTTTAAAATCAGATATGAGTTATGACTGGTCGAAGCAGTCTGGTCAACGTTGGTTTATGCTGGCCGCTAAACAACGGGGCGTAGAACAGTTTATAGGATTTACCAATAGCCCACCTGTTCAGTTAACCAAAAATGGTAAGGCATTTTCATCCAATGGAGAACAGGCTAATATTGCACCGGAAAACTATATTGCGTTTGCTAAGTTTCTGGCTGATGTATCCCGACAATTTTCCAGTGATGGAGTACCTTTCACTTATCTGAGTCCATTCAATGAACCCCAATGGGATTGGACAGGTAACGGACAGGAAGGCACGCCTTATACCAATACAGAGATAACAGCTATCACAAAAATACTTGACTCTGTATTGACAGCACAAAACCTTTCAGTAAAGATCAAACTGGCAGAAGCAGCCAAACTGAATTATCTGTATGAGAAAGCGGATAAACCTACACGTGGCGAACAGATTTATACGTTTTTCAATAATCAGTCACCTTTGTATGTAGGTAATCTCTCTCATGTAGACAAAGTTATATCTGGACATAGTTACTTTACATCAGCTCCAGCGGAAATCTTAAAAAGTGTACGTCAGAAAGTTGCCACAGCAATTCCAACAGCCAGTGTGCCCCTTGAGTTCTGGCAAAGTGAATATTGCTTACTGGGAGATCAGGAAGAAGTAACCCCATCCGGCAAAGATACGGGTATGACACCAGCCTTGTATGTAGCACGTTTGATACATCATGATCTGGCGATAGCCAATGCTTCGGCCTGGCATTGGTGGCTGGCAGTTACAGCGTATGACTATAAAGACGGACTAATCTATGCCACTAAAAACAAAACAGATGGACAAGTAGAGGAGACCCGGTTGATGTGGGCAGTAGGCAATTTTAGCCGATTCATTCGTCCAGGCTCACAACGTGTAACTGTCACATCTGATAACCGGGATGTAAACAATGTAAATGGTGTGATGATTTCTTCTTATGTGTCTGCGGATGAAAAACAACTTATTACTGTCCTGGTCAATAACTCCAATAGTGATGCGAATATTCTACCTCAAACGGAAGGAGGCAGTGTTCAGAAATGGAAACCTTACCTGACTGGCTCAGGGACAGATGAAACGCTTAAACCTTTGGCTACCATAGCAGCCGGACAATCCATTACAATTCCCAAAAAGTCAATTGTGACTCTTATAGGTGATATATAGAATGATGGTCCAAGCTTTTATTTTTACAAGCCTCTCTTATCGATAAGAGAGGCTTGTAAAAATAAAAGCTTGGACTCACCTATGTTTAGATCTGAAATATTCCTTAACAATATTTCTCAAATTTACTGTATATATTTCATTCATGAGAAGTTAGGTAAAGCTAAAAATTCACCTTCTTCAATGATCTCCATTATTCCAGAGCTTTTCTACAATCTCTTCCGAAGTGTATTCAAAGTAGTTTCCGCTCTTATCTTTCTGACGCAGAAATAACTTTTGATTGTAGGTTTTAAAGTTTAGCTTGAGAAGTTTGTCAAAATATCTCCCACTTGCAGTAGTTCGAAAGTAAAAAGTAGCATTAAAACTGTTTTCCTTCTCATCTGGTAGTTCAAACCTAGTAAGACGTCTGACAATTTCTGTAAGCTCCTTTTTGTTCAGATCATTTATTCTGCCAGGGTCTGGCAAGCTGATGTCAAATGCCAGATTTTCGGCACCTTCTTCTTCCCACCATTCCCAAAGGTTAAATGATGACATTTCCTTTCCAGTAATGAGGTGTAGTTTCGCCTCCAGCTTTTTGTATTCAATTGACTGTTCATCGCCTGTTTTCTCACAATAATCGGCATAATCCAGAATAAGCCTGAGAATATGTGAATATCGGTCTTCGGCTATGTTAAATTGTGGTTCGATCTCTTTTCGTAATTCCATTGGGTGGTTACTTTGATACTGGACACTTATACCAGAGGCAGGAAAAATTGACGATAATTTGTCAAATCTTTATTCTCCGAAAAAAGCTGTTCACACAGTCATTCCGAAAATTCAGCCAGAAGTGCTTTGTAACTGTCTGGTGTTAAATATTTATTATCGGGTAAGTCTATCTTCTCTCTATAAGAAAGCAAATAAGTATATACTTCCTGTTTTAGCTGCGTCAGGTAAGGGCTATTTGTTGCTTTTCCCAGCTGGACAATATCCTGTATGGTTTTGAAGCGTACTGCTGAGGGAACTGGAAAACCCAGTCTAATACGAATCTGTTCTATTTGCTTTATCAAATGGGTTATATATTCGACTGTGACAAACTTTTGTCCCAATACTTCAAAGACATTTTCTGCGGTACTTTCAAAAACAGGTCTACAAATCTGACTTAAAACAGCATCCATCTGACTTATTGCTTCGTCCAGCTCAGCACGGGTTTTCAGTTCTGATGATTGATAACACATACACGAAAACTCTCCACTCGTATACGAAAACTGCTCCTGTACCAATGGATCAGCAACCTGTATCTTTAGTTTTATTTCAATACGAACGGCATAGCTACACAGTATAACAGGTACAAGTATAATGTGAAGATTATTTATTTTTCGCAGAATCACTCCTGGTTGCTTCCAGAAACTCAAATACCCCTCTTCTTTTGCAATATCCTTGTGCTTTCTAATTTTGAGTTTTAAGTCGCTAAAAGGCTGATTAATCCTGTTAATAATCATTTCCAGACACTCCTCCTTTGCTCCCATCGATTCATTGATTGTCTGGATCTGGCTTATTCCAAAGCCTTCATTTATTCCTATATTCATACGAAAATTATCCAGATCTGGCATCTCGCCACAGAATGATTCGATGAGACCCAAACCTACATTTGTGTCTGCAATCCCCTGTTTATATTCTTTCAAAGTACGAATATCCAGATCAGGGATAGAGGTATCATAACAATCTTGCTCTTCAGGTAATAGATCACCTTTATCAGTAACAATCTTTGACCTGCGAACATGCTTATGTCGTATGACTTTGCCTGCATGAATCTTAACAATCATAAAGTCCATTGCGGTATCATTGCCAAATACCAAGAGCATGTCTGCATTGGGGAACCAGCTTTCCCATTTACTTCTTGTTTTCGCAGAAAAATGTCCTTCTCCAAGAGACTCATGTAGTGAATGAATAATGTAATCTCCACACAAAATGGTAAAACCTTTCCAGAAACCAATCGAAATTCCATGTTCGTTGATTGCTGAATTATACTCAATACCCTGCTCACAAATTCGCTGAGTAGTATAATCCACTGGCCAGGAAGCAGGATTAAGTGCTTTGAGAACGCTACTGGCATCAGCAAAGGGCTGTGAGCGAATGATAATTGTGTTAAAATAAGTTGCCATTAAGATCAGGTAATTGTGACTTAAAGCTAAACATATAAAACCTGTTAAGAATACGATTTTATTCCAGAAACTTACAAACGAGTAAAGGTTTTAGAAGTAAATATGTATTATTTTTTAGTATAGGTTGTTTTCAGTTTCTTTAAGCTAGAGATCTTGTATATACTGAGAAGAACATTCCTCATTCTGCACTCTCTTACCATACTTTTGAGATCGGAATTATAAGTAGCAGCCTAAACTCATTTATGCGCTAAAAAGTAAAAGAAAGATTCCTTCAACAGACTGCCAGGAAATCTGCTGCAAAGCCCTAAGAAATATTCTTATGAATGCAGTCAGTGTCTGTCTTATTTGGATGGAAGGACAAACACCATCATGTAAATTAGTACGACTATCCGTTATCTATTATTCATACAAGAAGTTAAATAGATTCATAGATGTTTTTGGAACCCTCAGAGAGCATTTCGGAGAATAGGTTGGTTTCTCATAAGATATTGCATAGCTGTACCCAGTTCCAGTCTACTATCATTGTCAATTTCCCCAATAAAATCTTTTTCTGTCAGGTTAGTCGCCAGAATGCCCTTTCGTTCTTTTGAAGAGTGCCACCCATAGATATAATCAGCTGTAATATTACCTTTTATATCAAACCAATGCCCCGATTCTATAATCAGGTGAGCCTTAAGATTCTCTCCAACATCCAGACTATAATCACAGGCAGAATCTGCTACAATAGTATTGGAAACAGTAAGGTTGCCAGCAATGCAAATCTGGGAGAAGGTAAATAAATGGTTTGTAGTGACATTACCCAGAACTAATAAAAGTGAAATATTTACTTCCAGGCAATCTTCCAGAATACCTGGAACAGTCAGGTTACCATTTACGATCACAATGTCATCTTTCACTGCCAGATAGGGTAAAGTGATATCACCTTCGTAAAGAGCAATCCGGGAAGATTCATCTTCTACAAATTCAGCAAATGCCTCCAGATGAACAGACATCTCTTGTTGCACAGTCGATTTTGGACTATTTTCTAGCAAACCAAAGGCTTCTTCCAAGGTAATAAAACGAGGTTCTGACATATTGATTACTTGGTTCAACAGTGTATTTACATCCAATTCAGCGATAGCAAATCCTGGCAATCAGGAGGACTTTCGACACCGAATGCTGTGTATTTCTTGGTAAAAGTCAATTTGCCATCCGCAATCTGATAGTGATTGATTACATAACAAATATCTCTCTCATAATCCTCTTCTCTGTACATCCATGCAAAGGTGCAATCTTCTACACATTGCCCTAACTCTACCAAACAATTAGGATAAGCTTCTACTGGATTGTAAACTGTATCAGTATGCAGATATATTGTTTGCCTGGTCAAGTCTACTTTTATGAACATAGCTACTCGTCCTCCATAATCCGGAAGGTCATGTTTTGCAAAAATGGATTCTGCAGTTTCACCCATGCCTGGTAGTATATTCAACTATACATCAAATTATCGAAGAGAAGGAGACAACTGGCAGTAAAAACAGATTCATGTATCATTCCTTTGACTAAGAGAAGTAAAAAATAGTATTAGTTAATGAATGGTTACTAATCATTTAGTTATCTACAACCAGGCACCTTCTTCAGAGGCATCGGCATATCCTTCTGCATTTGCCAGCAAGCTACCGGCCATAAATGACAGAAACTTCCGTCGTTCAGGAGTCGCAGCACCAAAACATCCTCCTTCTTCAATACTGTATTGTAGCGTATCCACCCATACTTCTCCTTCAAATACCCCATTCATGACTAAATACAACCCATCCTGGCTATCACTATAGCCCAGAAACAGACATCCCAGTTCATGAGAGCCATCAATCGCAAATAACTCTTGTAGTGTATTCCCTTTGTGCAGGATTTTCTTTCTTTTCAAGTATTTGATTAGCTCTTTCACTCCTTCTTCTTCCTCTTCTTCTCCTGCAAAATAAGAATCCAGCATCACCCACGCCTTAATTTTCCAGTAATGATTAATGTCATGTATTTTATCAGCTGTAATAGGGAATGGGGTTTTCAAGATCTGAATGGCATTCTTCTTTTTTTCCATCACAATCGGATTCCTCCAGCAAAAATAGCTCCCTCCTCCTTCTCCTATTTCCATCAAATACACCTTCAGTTCATCAGGTAGCTGAATCTCGTGTTTGGTCTGATAGGTTGTGATTTGTTTTTCAGACCATGGCTTGAGCATGTAATCTGTTTCTGGAGCACTATCTACCTGGTTTCGCATCTTTTCCCATCCTGACTCGTAATATTGTTTTCGCAGTCGTACAGCCACCATTCGTTGTTTAATCAGGTTAAGCACATCTGCATGTTGTACTACCAGTGGATGTGCTGGATTCAAAAACTGGTTTACTACCTTTGTCTGTTCATCTTTGACTAGCTTTTCAAACGCTTTTTTGTCTTCCTTTGCTTTTTTGATGGCAGCTTTCTCTTGTTGCTTCTTCTTTTTTATCCATTGCAGGTAGGGCTCTGTATCTTTCAGATCATCAAAATCTGTATGTTCAGGATGTGCAGTCAGCATCTGATACACAATAGCATAGGCTTCATCTTCACGATTTAACTTAAGGAGCAGACGTACTTTGGTATCATGTATGTATTTGCGATTATCCCAGTCTAAATGATGGAAACCAGCAAATACATATCCCTTGTCCAGAACTGTAAGAGCATGTTCCAGCCTGTTTTGGTCTTTGATGTATAGATATGAAAGCCATCCTATAGTATTGGCTTGTTG from Xanthocytophaga agilis harbors:
- a CDS encoding glycoside hydrolase, with amino-acid sequence MNISLLSLKKSLQWTLISLLSFTLLLASCSIHNQKQPQTSSIKNSVIIHLDQRQQYIRNFGASDAWTCQFIGNWPQAKKEQVADWLFSMENDANGKPKGIGLSCWRFNIGAGSMTQNNISDEWRQTEGFLKSDMSYDWSKQSGQRWFMLAAKQRGVEQFIGFTNSPPVQLTKNGKAFSSNGEQANIAPENYIAFAKFLADVSRQFSSDGVPFTYLSPFNEPQWDWTGNGQEGTPYTNTEITAITKILDSVLTAQNLSVKIKLAEAAKLNYLYEKADKPTRGEQIYTFFNNQSPLYVGNLSHVDKVISGHSYFTSAPAEILKSVRQKVATAIPTASVPLEFWQSEYCLLGDQEEVTPSGKDTGMTPALYVARLIHHDLAIANASAWHWWLAVTAYDYKDGLIYATKNKTDGQVEETRLMWAVGNFSRFIRPGSQRVTVTSDNRDVNNVNGVMISSYVSADEKQLITVLVNNSNSDANILPQTEGGSVQKWKPYLTGSGTDETLKPLATIAAGQSITIPKKSIVTLIGDI